The Daphnia magna isolate NIES linkage group LG3, ASM2063170v1.1, whole genome shotgun sequence genomic interval TAAGCGATAACCTCATGCGGTTACAAATCTTTTATGGTGACGTAGACGTAGACTTTTAACCCGTTAGGCACCGAAGTGAAAAAGCAtgaaatttgtaatttttgctTCATGATTTTGATATCGCCATCTATTTCAAAATtctagttttaaaaatattcatGCCTTTGCTATTGTATAAACTCagcatttgaaaaaatatgGGTTTATAATTGTCATCAAAGAATTTATGATGGAGATAAGGATTTTGGCGTCCGAGGGGGCACGCTGCTAGACATTCTAAGTAGGTCTAACTTTCGTGCACACGTCCCAATTGCGACCCTGTGCGCAGACACAAATGGCGCTCACGAAATTGGCGATTTCATGATTCCATCCGCAACTAAACTCTGTCGACTTTGATTGATCCATTGATGATGGAGTTCAACGTGTATTACACTCCCCGGAAGAATTTTCCAACGGAGACTCTAGCACTGGTATTTGCTAGTTTCCAAACCTCGAGTGAGAAAGGGCTTCCTTTCTAACATCTGCTTTCTTGTTATCGTCTGTACCATGGTATAATAGTTTAGAGGTACGTCTACTGCTTAAGGATTCCCCCTCCGCCAAAGTGTCGTCGTTTTCAGGAACGTAGGCGGCAGCACTTGTTCATCGAAGTCAAACTGACATGGAAGGTATAGGGAAAAGTGGGGTTTCTCGCATTTTTGGGGAATATGTAATTAAGTTATAGccttcaaatatttttatttttatcgaaaaaaaaattagaagtGCTGTTCATTTTGCCAAAATGTCTTAATCCTAAAGGGGAAAATtctagaattttttgaaaaggcTAGAAAGGGAAGGAAATTTGGCGCTTTGCCATAAAAAAGAATGCTGTTtagcagtttttttttacttgtcaAGTCTGTTAgcaagtgttttttttttgtcctgtcACTGGtgttttttattgctttttgAAATACTCGAGGAATTACAATCTCGAAGACTTGTTTAAAATgtagtgtattcaaattaggATAGAAGGTAATAAATTACAGGTACAAAACAGAGTGCACTAATTAATGACTTTGGCTTCTATAAAGATTTAGTAAACACAATGTCGCGGTTTATTTATAACTTcattataaaaacaaaaacttccAATAAGGAAAGCGTATGCATGCAATCAAACTAGGAAAATATGAAAGCTAAATTGAGTTATTCTAAAGAAAGTGTTTAACAAGCGGTACGTATAGTAAATATCAGTCAATGTCAATATCAGAAAAAAGTATCTACCTCACGATAAGAAAAAATGATATTTGGATGCATAcgaaaaatataataaattatCTAAGACGGAACCTGTGGTGGAAGAGTGTTGATGTATTCATGGAACAAATCCTCCGATGTCACTGACAGTTTAGTGCGCAGCTCAGTAAGCTCATATTTCACCCTctgaaaatacatttttaatacTTTAGTCATACAATGTAAAAACGTTGTAGGAAACAGATTACCTTCAGAATTGTCGATTTGCGTGCGGAAGTTCTTACAGCCTTTGCTCTAGCAGTTCTAAATTTTTCGAGTGTCCTCTTCATACACGTCTGGTTAAGGTTCcatattttcttatttaagGCATTTTTTAGTTTCCGACATTCCTTACATGCCACGGCCTTGAGTGATGTATGGAACTTTGAGGAACATGGTTTTAAAAGCCTGTCGCAATTGTACGATCGCAAGACTTTGCCGTCCCAAAAGCCTTCTGTACATTCCATAAGCTTTAACTGTTGGTGTGCATTATTGTCTTTCAAGGAAATTGTTACACCAACACACAAGTCTGCTTCGTCGAAAGTTTTCACAGCGTTTTTCAACATGTCAATCGAAAATACTTCTGCTGACAAATAGCCAAGATGGTCAGGTACTCGCGCGCCATGTACTTCGTAACGTATTGAACCGTTATTAAACACAATGTTCTTTTGGAGACACATTGCACCCGAACATTTTGTGAGTTTAAATATGTTCAGAACACCTTCCTCGGAATCTTTCTTGTACTGCCAATTGGGTGGGTAAATTATTTTGGCCAGTTCTTCCTCCCAGTTTATTCCATCTTCGAGAATTAAACCATCCGGTTGGGGTAATGGATCGCCAACATCTTGTAAAACTGGAAATTGCATGATTACTCATTTAATAGTGCAGATCAGGAATATTGTGTTTACCTGGAGATGGATGGAGGTTCGCCCTCTCAACCTAGAACTCTTCACTTAGTGAATCAATGGAAATGCTTCCTACTCCTTCAGCTACACTCGTATCATTTGgtttttcttgttccaatCCATCACCCTTCATTTTTTTGGAAACAACTTCATTTGTTCTGCTCGCTctcagttttcttttaatcTCTTTTGGCTTTTGTGAACACCCTTGTGTAAAACAAAGATAAATTAGGTTGTGTGTCATAACCTATGTTAAACAATAAATAATACTTACCAGGAAATTTTGTTGGAACTGCAGTCGGTTTCAGAGCCCAGCGAAAACTTGGTATGAATTGTTCTTCTCCGTTAATGATAGAGTACTTCCCTTTGACGATGTCGTCTTCAGCAAAATGATGGGAACAAACCGCAGAATTTTACGTGAGGCTTGAAACAAGTTATTTTTCCTACGACGGGATTTCTGTAATTGTAGCCTGAGTTGCAATAAGGGACACAACACCTATTTGGCATTGTGTAAAATCTATAAAGGTTCAAAGGGGTGCcacaattttaaaaaggaataTAATTATTGGAAATTAAATTACCTAAATCCTTCTTTTTAGACGAgagaattcaaaaaaacacCCCAGTGACGCGAAAAAAATTGACAAGTAAAAATAAACCCTGCTAAATAGCATTCTTTTTTATGGCAAAGCGCCAAATTTCCAACTTCCAGGCGCCAATCCAACTGTGGCATCAAAAACTTGGCCACGTCTGCGTTTCAACAATTAAGAAGATGACTGCTAATAAAATGGCTGATGGTCTCATGATCAGCGAAGATAAAAAAGATCATTTTTGGGAAGGCTGCATCTTTGGGAAGCAACACCGCCTTCCTTTTCCAATCGGGAGGTCCAGGGCAAAGAA includes:
- the LOC123470644 gene encoding uncharacterized protein LOC123470644, with amino-acid sequence MQFPVLQDVGDPLPQPDGLILEDGINWEEELAKIIYPPNWQYKKDSEEGVLNIFKLTKCSGAMCLQKNIVFNNGSIRYEVHGARVPDHLGYLSAEVFSIDMLKNAVKTFDEADLCVGVTISLKDNNAHQQLKLMECTEGFWDGKVLRSYNCDRLLKPCSSKFHTSLKAVACKECRKLKNALNKKIWNLNQTCMKRTLEKFRTARAKAVRTSARKSTILKRVKYELTELRTKLSVTSEDLFHEYINTLPPQVPS